A part of Clostridia bacterium genomic DNA contains:
- a CDS encoding bifunctional 4-hydroxy-2-oxoglutarate aldolase/2-dehydro-3-deoxy-phosphogluconate aldolase, producing the protein MEPERAIRDGGVIAIARGVPRGTLRAAAAVLLEAGVLALEVTLDSPEALDEIAWLRAHWDGRMAIGAGTVLTTGQVREAKAAGAQFVVSPNVDAAVIGATVEAGLVSVPGAMTATETLQARAAGATFVKLFPAGVLGPDYLRALRGPLSDMPFVPTGGVGPDNAEAFIRAGAVAVAVGGELFGKGAGPVSAVADRARALVQAVRRGRGAS; encoded by the coding sequence GTGGAACCGGAGCGGGCCATCCGTGACGGTGGGGTGATCGCCATCGCGCGCGGCGTCCCAAGAGGGACGCTGCGCGCGGCGGCCGCCGTTCTCCTGGAGGCGGGCGTTCTCGCGCTTGAGGTGACGCTCGACAGCCCGGAAGCCCTCGACGAGATCGCGTGGCTGCGCGCCCACTGGGACGGTCGCATGGCGATCGGCGCGGGGACGGTGCTGACGACGGGCCAGGTCCGCGAAGCGAAGGCGGCCGGCGCCCAGTTCGTGGTCAGTCCCAACGTCGACGCCGCCGTGATCGGCGCGACCGTCGAGGCCGGCCTCGTCAGCGTGCCCGGCGCGATGACGGCCACGGAGACGCTCCAGGCCCGCGCGGCCGGGGCGACGTTCGTCAAGCTCTTCCCCGCCGGCGTCCTCGGTCCGGACTACCTTCGTGCCCTGCGCGGCCCCCTGTCCGACATGCCCTTCGTGCCGACGGGCGGCGTGGGCCCCGACAACGCGGAGGCCTTCATCCGCGCGGGCGCCGTTGCCGTCGCCGTCGGCGGCGAGCTCTTCGGCAAGGGGGCGGGCCCGGTGAGCGCGGTCGCCGACCGCGCGCGGGCGCTGGTGCAGGCGGTGCGCCGGGGACGCGGCGCGTCATGA